A single window of Longimicrobiales bacterium DNA harbors:
- a CDS encoding cytochrome ubiquinol oxidase subunit I gives MDTLLAARAQMEVSLAFHMIFAALGIGMPLLMLMAEWRWLRSGREHYRVLARTWGKATALTFAVGAVSGTALSFELGLLWPRFMAEAGGIIGPAFALEGYAFFIEAIFLGLYLYGWDRLSPRAHWWTGVPVAVSGMMSGVLVVAANAWMQAPVAPEGAGAAFAPFLSPRWLDLALHSTLSCYIATGFAVAGVYAVGILRGRDDAYHRSAIRIALAVAAVTAMLQPLSGDISARMAAKHQPAKLAAMEALYETRTHAPLTIGGIPDDDAQTLRFGLEIPAGLSLLLAHDPAHEVTGLDAFPRDEWPNVLIVHTAFQVMVGAGFAMAGIGALFWLVQWKRRGREPRALWILLVAASPLGYLALQAGWLVTEVGRQPWVIYGSMRTADGVTTAPGVPITFFGFTVLYLLLGTALAALLRALATHNSARRALEQA, from the coding sequence ATGGATACGCTGCTCGCCGCGCGGGCGCAGATGGAGGTATCGCTCGCGTTCCACATGATCTTCGCCGCACTGGGCATCGGCATGCCGCTGCTCATGCTGATGGCGGAGTGGCGGTGGCTGCGCAGCGGCCGTGAGCACTACCGGGTGCTCGCGCGGACCTGGGGCAAGGCGACGGCGCTGACGTTCGCGGTGGGTGCGGTGTCGGGCACGGCGCTGTCGTTCGAGCTGGGTCTGCTCTGGCCTCGCTTCATGGCCGAGGCGGGCGGGATCATCGGCCCTGCATTCGCGCTCGAGGGCTACGCGTTCTTCATAGAGGCGATCTTCCTGGGCCTGTACCTGTACGGCTGGGACCGTCTTTCGCCGCGCGCGCACTGGTGGACGGGCGTGCCGGTCGCGGTGAGTGGGATGATGTCGGGCGTGCTGGTCGTCGCGGCGAACGCGTGGATGCAGGCGCCAGTGGCACCGGAGGGCGCCGGCGCGGCGTTCGCTCCCTTCCTGTCCCCCCGCTGGCTGGACCTGGCGCTGCACTCGACGCTGTCGTGCTACATCGCCACGGGCTTTGCGGTCGCGGGCGTGTATGCCGTGGGCATCCTGCGAGGCCGCGACGACGCGTATCACCGCAGCGCGATCCGCATCGCGCTCGCTGTCGCTGCCGTGACGGCCATGCTGCAGCCGCTCTCCGGCGACATCAGTGCGCGCATGGCGGCGAAGCACCAGCCTGCCAAGCTCGCGGCGATGGAAGCGCTGTACGAGACGCGCACGCACGCGCCGCTCACGATCGGCGGCATCCCCGACGACGACGCGCAGACCCTCCGCTTCGGTCTCGAGATCCCGGCCGGTCTGTCGCTCCTCCTCGCGCATGACCCGGCGCACGAGGTCACCGGGCTGGACGCGTTTCCGCGCGACGAGTGGCCGAACGTGCTGATCGTGCACACTGCATTTCAGGTGATGGTCGGAGCCGGCTTCGCGATGGCAGGAATCGGCGCACTGTTCTGGCTCGTGCAGTGGAAGCGACGCGGCCGCGAGCCGCGCGCGCTATGGATCCTGCTGGTGGCCGCCTCGCCACTCGGCTACCTCGCACTGCAGGCCGGCTGGCTGGTAACCGAAGTCGGGCGACAGCCGTGGGTGATCTATGGCAGCATGCGCACGGCCGACGGCGTGACGACGGCCCCGGGCGTTCCCATCACCTTCTTCGGCTTCACGGTGCTGTACCTGCTGCTGGGCACCGCACTCGCCGCGCTGCTGCGCGCACTTGCTACCCACAACAGCGCACGGCGCGCACTGGAGCAGGCATGA